A segment of the Odoribacter splanchnicus DSM 20712 genome:
TTTTCTCATGCAATAGATCTCAGAATACAAAAAACAACTTTTTAAAAAATTTCATACCTTCTCATGATATTGAAATTACCGTGCTGGATTCTACCGATTTGGTTGTGGATTTTATACCTAGCATGGTCAAAATGAAAGATAAAATTATTTATTCACAATTTACGGGAGATACTATTTTTTCATCCATAGATTTAATTCATTATAAAAAAAATAATTTTGGTAAAAGGGGAAGAGGAAATAATGAATTTACTGAAGGATACGGTTTAGAAAAAATTAATGATAGTATTCTTTTCATATTTGACAGGACTCTTGCCAAATTGATGTTTTTGCAATTAAGTAATGATACCATCATTTTTTTACCTTCCTATCCGACCAATCATTTTATGCTAGATGTCCACTATGGAAACGACTCGATTTATTTTGTTACAGGAACTGGTAATTTAGAAAAAAACTATGCTTTATATAATCGTAACAGTAAAATGTTAAGGCCCTTTATATCTTATCCTAAAGGGGTGAATGACAATCTGACCTTGAACGGAAAATCTAGAATATATTACAGTCATATTGTTCGTCACCCTGGAATGAAGAAGTATATGGCTTTTAAAGATAAACACCACATAATCGATATTTTAGAAATAAAAAATGACTCACTGATATTAGTGAAAAGAAATATTTTTACACATTTTAAATGGAAAATGGTGTCCGGGGTATATAGACCGAGTGAAAAAGGCACACCCAATCGTGTCTTCACCTCTAAACTTGTCGGTTTATCGAAGTATGTGTGTGCTTTATACAAACAAGATCATTCGGAGTTTATTCTGACCTTTGATTGGGATGGAAACCCTTTGAATAGTTATAAACTTCCCTGTCATTTATTAAATTTTACTGGAGATGATTCATTAAATTTTTATGGTATCGCTTTAATTGGAGAAAATTACAATTTGATTCATTTTAAACTTTAAAGTAATGAAGCTAAACATTTGTATTTTGTTGTTTATATCCTGTATTTCATGCCAAACTTCGACAAAAGAATATACTCAATTTGTTAATCAATATTTAAATAGACAACTTAAATTACCTCAGCATATTTTAATTAAGCAATGTAGTGATTCGATTTATCTTCAAAATCCTGCTAAATATACGAGTGATTCAATTTATAGAATCACAACTTATATTTATGGGGATTGTTATGCTTGCGTTGAAGATCTTATAAAATGGAAACAACTTTTATCACAATTCCCATCAGATAAGGTAAGGTTTCTGTGTTTTATTTATGCTGAGATATATTCATCTTTTGAAATCATGAATGAAAGATCCATTCATTTTACACAGCCCATTATATATGATCCTGAAAATCATTATATAAAAATGAATAAATTGCCAGATAATAAATTGTTGAACACATTTTTAATCGATCCTAACGGAAAAATTGTAGTAATAGGTAACCCTATTATTTCAAATAAAATAGCTACCCTGTATAAAAATGAAATCGATCGAGCGGAAAATGATATTTAGATACATTATGATTCCGGTGTTAGTATTGACTGGTTGTTCTTTTTCTAATCCGTTTTTAAGTCAGTTCAGCGATAAAGGTACTTTGGAATTATTGCCTGTATATACGACAGATATCGATATCTTGAGTAATACGGTTTCAATGGTTATGCTTAAAGATTATGTTGTATGGGACAGGTGTCATGCAATGCGTGGGACAGTTCTTCATACCTATCATATTCCCGGAAAGATACTTTCCCAATATAAGAATGTCGATGGTGCCCATTTATTATACAAACTGAATGATAGTATGGTAACAAGTATTCAATTGGCCAGGAAATGCAGGATGGATATACTAATTCGCGATACGATCAAAGAGGTCGCGACTTATTCTTTTCGTATCAGAAACAAGGATTCTTTTAACTGGTTAGACGACTATTATTTTGTTAGTGTTTATCCGACAGATGAAACAGCAACTTATTTTTTCGGTCAGACTACGACAAAAAAAACACGATATGGTGTATATGAACAGTCTCATCAGGCTTTTTATCCTTCAACTTCCTGTTATCCTCCTACAGAAAAGGAAATGACTTTACTCTCTCCCGACTATTGGAATGACGCGTTTATTATCAAGCAAAAGAACAGAAACAGATTTGCAGTTTTCAGAAAATATTATCAATTGTTCGATTTGATAGATGTAGATCGCTTTACGATAAAACCCGTAAAAAGAATTTCGATTCCTCACACTTTGCTTACCTTTCAAGACCAACTCAATCTGGAGAGGCAGTTGGTTTTTTATTTTTTCCCGGGATTGTCAATAGATTCAGAAAAATACATCATTACTCTCTATCAAAATAACGGGCAACGCTATTTATTATTTTGGACCTGGGAAGGACGTCCCCGATATCGCTATGACTTTCCCAAAGATTATGAGATATATGGTCTTTGCGGAGATGGAGAAAATCAGATATATGCTTTAGGTGTTGATTCTAAAAATCAGTATCAATTATTATATATACGTTGTGATTGCTGATTAACTATCGATTAATAAGAAAAGCAGGAAGAGCATGGGATCTTTCAGTTGCCCCCTCAAACTGGTGTAGGCACTTTTTTTCAGGGATTTTACCGTGTTGACCGAAATGTTCAGGGCTTCGGCGATTTCGTTGTTGTTTTTTCCGTTCAGACCCAATAAAATGATTTTTCGGGTTTGAGGGGGAAGAGTATCGATAGCTTGATGGAGAATCCGCAAAGTTTCCTGATAGGTGATTTCATGCAGAAAATCAGGGTCTTTGGCCTCTGATACCGATTGTGTCTGTTGGTATTGTTGTTTTATTTTTCTGGTGTTTAAGATGATCCAGACAGAGATTCCGGGCTGTGATATAGATAAAAGATTTTGCTTTTTCAGGCACGTCGAAATCCCTTCTGCGCTCATAAAGCCGGATAAATGTATCCTGTGTAATGTCCCGGGCAATAGCATCTTCTTCCGTATATTTCCGGACAAAACGGTATACGGGTTCGAAATAGAGCTCGAAAAATCTTTTAAATCCTTGGCTATTGGTCAACATCCTGTGAAAAACGTTCGTCTAAAAATTGAAACGGATAAAATAAATAAACGTTTTTGCAAATATACATTTTTGATTGTTTTTTTGAGATTTACAAGCCTTTATTTTCCAATGTAAAACACAAACTCTCATTATTGTTTAGTCTGTATCTCTCGTAAATTCTCTGGTAATAGCTGATGTTATTTCTCTATTCTTCATAATCTTCAAATTACGAACTTTCCAGCAATTCTATCATTTTATAGATGGTAGTTGATGGATTATTATATGTCTTCAACACCTTGGCTCTTGCTGTTGCTTTTGATGTCTTTTCGGACAGTTGCTGTTTCTCATTTAATGCCAAAGTTCCCTTTGTGTAGTGTTCAAGATGTCTTTTCAGTTTTTTTATGCAAGCGTTTTGAGTTAGTTCGGCATGACACTCCTCAAAGTGTAGCAAATACCACAACTCAATACACGGATTCGACACCAGCAATACTACATCTGGAATACTTTGCAGGTGTTCCAGCATTCCGTTTACATCTAGGTCAAACATTAGAAATGTTTTATCATTTTGGGTTGCAACATATTCCCGTTTGCAATTCTCTATATACCGAACGGATATGTTCGAATCGCTCTTTCTTGGGATAATCTGAATAGGCGCACGGTATTGTGAACGGAGGTGACTGATATAGGCAACCTCAGACTCCCCTTCACAGAAAACAAAGAAGTTTGGCTTCATTGTTTTGCCTTTGGACTTTCTTATTTGTCGTCCCATATCAGTTTCTATTTTATAAAACTATCCGTCTGTTCGTCAATATACGGGATGGCATCAAAACGACCTTGCAGATATGCCTTCTCTGCATCCAGCCCGTCGCGGAAATCTTTGTAATCAAACAGCGAATACAAATCCGAGGACCCGTCATCCCGTTTGTTGACAAAATATATCTGATCCTTACGTAACTTGTTGGTATTAAGCAGGTATGTATTGTGCGTAGTATATATCAGCTGCGCCGATTCGCTTTTATTGAACAAACCAATAATATACTCTACCAGTTTTATATGCAACTGCGTCTCAATTTCATCTATCAACAAGATTTTATTATTCTTGACGATATCCAGAATCGTCAGCATCATACTGAATAAACGCTGTGTTCCATCAGACTCTTCTGCAAAAAAGTTGAAAGGAACATCCGGGTTATTTCTGTGATAGGTCGTAATGACCAGCTGTGGTTTCTGAATATCTTCTACTGACAATATTTGATTGTCTGCAGGGTCAATCACTGCAGTAGACAGGACTTTATTCTCGTGCCGGCTGTCGATTTTGACAATGTCGCTGTCGGCAATTCGCAGCACATTAAGGAACTGCTCTTTGTTCTCATTCAACAAGCGCTCGACAGAGAACGAATTATATCCGAAATAATTCAGAATAAAACGCTCATTGAAATACCGGAAAACATCTTTTGCAACATCACGATCCATCTGACTGGCACGCGACACGAAAAGCGTTTTCCTGGATGTATTGGCAGCAACATCCATAGGGCGGCGAATCACCGAACGGAATTCATAGATATCCTTTTTGTCGGGTCCCTTTGTCTCATCACGAGAAAATATCAGTGAACGACGACCATTGGGATAGTAGTACAGAGCCTCTTTCAGTATCTCAACTTTATTGAGTTCAAAAGAATATTCATATTCGATACCCTCAAGAAGGAAGCGAATGAAGAATGTACTTGGTTTGCCAATGCTCCCGAATTTGAATGGAGTAAAGGCAAATATCGTATTCTCGTTGTAATTGTGAGATGAGAATATCATTCCCACACAAGCGCGAATAGCCTTGATAACACTGCTCTTTCCTGAGGCATTTGCACCATAAATGGCAACAGTTTTAAGCAAGCGCTCATTACCGCATACAAATGTATTTTCTTCAAGTTCCTTTGCTTTTTTGGTCTGTATGCTTGCTGCCTGCATATCCAGTACCACCTCATCTTTAATTGAGAAGAAGTTGCTCAAACGAATTTCAAGTACCATTTTATTCTCCAAATTTGTAATTCTTTTGCAAATATAACAAATTAAATAACAAAATCATAATTCGGACAACTTTTTATAAATTAGAAGCAGCCTGGCTTTTAATCCAGTTTTTGGATTTTCTACTCACCCGTTTTTTAAATTGGATCGTTATATATAAAAAATGAGAAAAAAAATTGAATATTGGATAATTGATTGAAGCAATGCAAGAATTAGAAAAACGATATGAAATTGCCCGGTTGATTGCATGCGAATTGATCGGAGTACTTTCTGGACGTGAGGCGGAGGATTTGGAGGTGTGGAAAAACTCTTCTGAAAAGCATGCAAGGGAGTATATGGAAATCCGGGAAAGATTGCTTCGGGATATTGATTATCCGGATTATTTGGAGCTAAAGCAAGAATGGGAAGGATTTGAACAAAAACTGTTCCGGAAAAAGCGGGTATTCAATTGGTGGGTAACAGTAGCAGCTGCTTGTGTGGTTATTTGTTTGGGTATAACATTTTTATGGATGAGAGAGCCTGTTGCCGAACCGGTGGTTGCCGGAACATCAGGGGGGACGAAAGGTTTTAGGGCGACACTGATTTTAGGAAACGGAGAACAGGTGAGTATAGGCGACTCTTCGAGCCAAACGATTGCTGTTGCGGGAGGAACTACGATTGTAACGACCGGAAAAATGGTGAAATACGATGCCGGGAAGGAGGATCGGGAAGAAAAAGCGGAATGGAATACGATTGTTGTACCGCGTGGAGGAGAATACGAATTAGTTTTGGCCGACGGAACGCGGGTGTGGTTGAATTCGGAGTCTCGCCTGACTTATCCCGTCCGTTTTACGGGGGAGCTGCGGGAGGTGAAAATGGAGGGAGAAATTTGTTTCGATGTAGCCCGGAAGGAGGAACAGCCTTTTGTCGTGAGAACGGCTGATTTGGCGGTAAAAGTATTAGGAACCCTTTTCAATATGGAAGCTTATCCGGAGGATTCCCGGGTAACGACTACGCTGGTCAGGGGTAAAGTAGAAGTAGCTGTCGGGGATAAAACTCAGGTATTACAGCCGGATCAGCAATTGGCGGTGGAAGCAGGCCGGTTTACTCTGAAACAGGTGGTGGCGGAAGATTATATCGGCTGGACTAACGGACTATTCCATTTTACCGAGGCATCGCTCGAGGAAATTATGACCAAACTGGCCCGGTGGTATGATGTGGAATTCTTTTTCGCCAAACCGGATTTGAAGGAAGCCCATTTTTCTTTGGATATTCAGCGGTATGAAAATATCGCAACCATTTTATCGAAGCTTGAAAAGACCGGGCGGGCACGGTTTCGGGTAAGCGGAAAAACGGTGGTTATCGAACAGTAGGATATATTAAAAAAGCAATACATGCGGGCACATGTACTGCTTTACATTAACATATCGATACTCCTTCGTGGGGAGTAGAGCGTATTATTAACTTTATTTACAAATGTATGAAAAAAAATTTAAGGAACGGTAGTTTCGTACTCACGAAATTACCCCGTATGTTGATTATGATGAAGACGGTGTTGATTCTACTCGTGTGTTCGCTGAATTTACAGGCTGCAGTCTATTCACAACAAAAAAAATTCGACATTTCGATGAAAAAAGCCTCTTTGGCGGATGTGTTTCAATATTTGAGGCAAGTGAGCGAATATAAGTTTGTATATGACAGTGATGCAGTGAAACAATTCCAACCGGTTTCGGTGGATTTGAAAGGGGTGGGCCTCGAAGAAGTTTTGGAAGATTGTTTGAAAGGAAGTCCCTTTGTTTTCCTGATCGAAGATGATCTGGTGATTATCCGGGAACAGAAAAGTGTACCGCAGAAACAAACTCAGGAAGTGAAAATTGTCGGTAAGGTGACGGATGAAAAAGGCAGTTTGCTACCGGGAGTAACGGTACAGATTCAGGGTACTTCGCTGGGTACGGTGACCGATACTGACGGAAAATATGTCTTATCTGTGCCTGAGATGAAGGAATTGACATTGGTATATTCGTTTATCGGTATGGAAAAGAAAGCGGTGAGATGGAAAGGAGAAAAAGAATTGAATATCACCTTGGTTACAGAAGTGGCCGAGATGGACGAAGTCGTGGTGACCGGTATTTTTACCCGAAAGAAAGAAAGCTTTACCGGTTCGTCGGCTACATTTACCAATAAAGAGCTGAAGATGATCGGTAACTCGAATGTACTCGAAAGTCTGAAGACACTCGATCCTTCGTTTGCCATTATCGAAAACAATGACTTCGGTTCGGACCCCAACCATTTGCCCAATATCGAAATCCGGGGGAAAACCAGTGTAATCGGTTTGACCGAAGAATATAATACCGATCCCAACCAACCGTTATTTATCCTCGACGGTTTCGAGTCGACTCTGGCGACGATCAGTGATTTGAGTATGGACCGGGTACAGAGTATTACTGTGCTGAAAGACGCAGCCGCTACCGCTATATATGGATCGAAAGCAGCCAATGGAGTCGTGGTCGTAGAAACGAAAGCTCCCGAAGCCGGGCAGCTGAGATTGAATTATACCGGTAACCTGAATTTTACTTTTGCCGATCTGTCGGATTATAATTTGATGAATGCCGAGGAAAAATTGCAGTTCGAATTGCTTTCCGGACTTTATCAAAGCTGGGGACCGGACGGGTATTTGGGAAGTGTCGAGCAGGAAAGAAAATATAATATGCGTTTGCAGGAAGTGCGGAGAGGGGTGGATACCTACTGGATGAACGAGCCCCTGCGTTTTGCTACGACACACAAACACAATTTGTTTCTGGAAGGTGGCGACGGAGTGATGCGTTATGGTGTCGGGGTGAGTTACGGAAAAACCCAGGGAGTGATGAAGGGATCGGACCGGGATGTATTGAATGGAAATGTCCGGCTCATTTACCGGAAAGGCCGTGTAGCTTTTACCAATTCTTTGAATGTGGATTATACCAGGGCAGAACGGGAGAGCGTTTCTTTTAAAAGATTCGCCCAAACCAATCCGTATTACCGGAAAACGGACGAAAACGGAGAACCTGTAAAAGTGCTGGAGTCTTTTTCTTATTTTGATATAAATACCTTTAGAATAATAAACGAAAATGTATACGGACCGTTTTACGATTTGTCTAATACAAATTTCGATCGTACCCATACTTTAGGGATAACCAACAACTTTGAAGCCGATTGGCGGGTAATAGACGAATTGAGGATCCGGGCGAGGATAGGGGTGAATAAATCCAACGAGCAGGCAGAGAAATTTTCTTCGCCTTTCAATTCGGAATTTGTGGGTAAGGAAGATAATGAGAAAGGGGCCTATACGGAATCGGAAAAACACGTTTTCGGTTATGACGGTGATTTGAGTGTTACCTACGGAAAATTACTGGCAGAACGGCATATGGTAAATGCGGTGGCCGGAATGCGTTTTACCCAGTCGACTTCGAATCTGAACGGATATACTATGCGGGGATTTATCGACGATGAATTTTCCAACCCTTCTTTTGCTCAGGAATATAATCCAGATAAAAAAGTATATCAGGATGTTAAGAAAAGGACGGCCAGCTATTATGTGAATCTCGGTTATGCTTATGACAACCGTTATTTGCTGGATGCCAACTGGCGGGCAGACGGGGCTTCCATTTTCGGGGTGAACAAACTTTTTACCAATACCTGGTCGGTGGGACTTGGATGGAATATCCACAACGAACATTTTCTGGAAGGGGCCGGTTGGCTGGATATGCTGAAACTGAGGGCTTCGATCGGAAATCCCGGAAACCAGAACTTCGATGCTTATATTGCGATGAAAATTTATACCTATAATAATCATCACACCAATCCTTGGGGAGTCAGCGCTATCATCAATAATTTCGGAAATCCGGACCTGGAGTGGCAAAAAACGCTGGACCGGAATATCGGTTTGGATTTAGTGGTGTTTAATAACCGTTTGCGGGTGAATTTCGATTATTTTTCAAAGAAAACCGATCCGTTGTTGGTTTATACCGGAGTTCCTTCGTCTACGGGAGGTACCTCCGTTCCGGCTAATGTCGGCGGACAGGTGACGAAAGGATATACGGTTGTGCTGAATTATGCTTTGTTGAAAAAAGAACACTTGCTTTGGCAGGTAAACGCGACCTTGCGGCATCTGACTTCGGAATACCGGAATGTCAGTTCCTGTCTGTCCCGGTTCAATGATGAAAATAAGACCAAGAATATGTTGCGGTATTACGATGGCGGAAGTCCTTCGGATTTATGGGCTGTCCGCTCTGCCGGAATAGATGCGGCTACGGGACGTGAGATCTTTTTGCATAAAGACGGTACCCAGAGTTTTGCTTATAATGTCGAGGATGAGGTGGTCGTAGGAAATAGTGATCCGAAACTGGAAGGGGTTGTCGGCATGTCTTTTTACTATAAAGGTTTTTCGGCTTCTGCCAATTTCCGTTACCGGTTGGGTGGGCAGATCTTTATGGAGACCTTGTACAATAAGGTAGAAAATATTTCGTTCAGTGATGTCCACTATAATCAGGATAAGCGGGCTTTGTACGATCGTTGGAAAGAACCGGGCGATAATGCTAAATTCCGGGCGATTTCAACGACAGCCGATACGCCGATGTCTTCCCGGTTTGTCGCCGACAACAACGTCTTTTCAGGAGAGTCTATATCGGTGGGGTACGAGAGCCAGGGAAAATGGCTGAAATCGGTCGGCGCTTCATCATTGACGGTAAGAGCTTATATGAACGATATTTTCCGGATTTCAACCGTGAAAAATGAACGGGGTATCGATTATCCCTTTGCCCGTTCGGTATCCATGTCTTTGGGATTAAGATTTTAAATTAAAACGAATGAAAATGAAAAAGTTGAATTTCATCATCAAATACGGTCTGGCTTTACTTCTGCTATCCTTCTATTCCTGTGAGTCATGGCTGAATGTGACGCCTTCGGATCGTTTGTCGGAGGAGATGCTTTTCAATGACCGGGAGGGATTTGTGAAGGCATTGAACGGGGTGTATATTGAATTGAATACGAATGAATTGTATGGCCGAAACCTGACTGCCGGTGCTTTGGATGTGATGGGACAGTATTACAGTGTTGCTTCTTCGTCGCATGCTTTCTATAACTATGGAGGTTTGGTTTATACCGGAAACGATGAGAAGGCCCTGTTCGATAACATGTGGCAGAAATGCTATGCGGTGATTGCCTGTTGCAATACGATTATCGAAAAATGTGATGAAAATAAAGCCGGACTTTCGCCTGTCTGGAAGGGGTCGATCAAAGGGGAGGCTTTGGCTTTAAGGGCTATGCTTCATTTTGATATGTTGCGTCTGTTCGGTCCCCTGACCTCCGAATTGGATAAAGAAAGTATTCCTTATCAGACGAATTCGGATCAGACGGTTACTCCTTTACTGTCCGGATCGGAAGTCGTCGGACTGATTCTCGACGATCTGAAAAATGCTGTCGGTTTGCTGAAAGATACGGATCC
Coding sequences within it:
- a CDS encoding BF3164 family lipoprotein, with protein sequence MMKSPYFILLCHLFLLFSCNRSQNTKNNFLKNFIPSHDIEITVLDSTDLVVDFIPSMVKMKDKIIYSQFTGDTIFSSIDLIHYKKNNFGKRGRGNNEFTEGYGLEKINDSILFIFDRTLAKLMFLQLSNDTIIFLPSYPTNHFMLDVHYGNDSIYFVTGTGNLEKNYALYNRNSKMLRPFISYPKGVNDNLTLNGKSRIYYSHIVRHPGMKKYMAFKDKHHIIDILEIKNDSLILVKRNIFTHFKWKMVSGVYRPSEKGTPNRVFTSKLVGLSKYVCALYKQDHSEFILTFDWDGNPLNSYKLPCHLLNFTGDDSLNFYGIALIGENYNLIHFKL
- a CDS encoding redoxin domain-containing protein, with the protein product MKLNICILLFISCISCQTSTKEYTQFVNQYLNRQLKLPQHILIKQCSDSIYLQNPAKYTSDSIYRITTYIYGDCYACVEDLIKWKQLLSQFPSDKVRFLCFIYAEIYSSFEIMNERSIHFTQPIIYDPENHYIKMNKLPDNKLLNTFLIDPNGKIVVIGNPIISNKIATLYKNEIDRAENDI
- a CDS encoding sigma factor-like helix-turn-helix DNA-binding protein; amino-acid sequence: MRILHQAIDTLPPQTRKIILLGLNGKNNNEIAEALNISVNTVKSLKKSAYTSLRGQLKDPMLFLLFLLIDS
- a CDS encoding RNA polymerase sigma factor, whose protein sequence is MLTNSQGFKRFFELYFEPVYRFVRKYTEEDAIARDITQDTFIRLYERRRDFDVPEKAKSFIYITARNLCLDHLKHQKNKTTIPTDTIGIRGQRP
- a CDS encoding RloB family protein — translated: MGRQIRKSKGKTMKPNFFVFCEGESEVAYISHLRSQYRAPIQIIPRKSDSNISVRYIENCKREYVATQNDKTFLMFDLDVNGMLEHLQSIPDVVLLVSNPCIELWYLLHFEECHAELTQNACIKKLKRHLEHYTKGTLALNEKQQLSEKTSKATARAKVLKTYNNPSTTIYKMIELLESS
- a CDS encoding AAA family ATPase, whose amino-acid sequence is MVLEIRLSNFFSIKDEVVLDMQAASIQTKKAKELEENTFVCGNERLLKTVAIYGANASGKSSVIKAIRACVGMIFSSHNYNENTIFAFTPFKFGSIGKPSTFFIRFLLEGIEYEYSFELNKVEILKEALYYYPNGRRSLIFSRDETKGPDKKDIYEFRSVIRRPMDVAANTSRKTLFVSRASQMDRDVAKDVFRYFNERFILNYFGYNSFSVERLLNENKEQFLNVLRIADSDIVKIDSRHENKVLSTAVIDPADNQILSVEDIQKPQLVITTYHRNNPDVPFNFFAEESDGTQRLFSMMLTILDIVKNNKILLIDEIETQLHIKLVEYIIGLFNKSESAQLIYTTHNTYLLNTNKLRKDQIYFVNKRDDGSSDLYSLFDYKDFRDGLDAEKAYLQGRFDAIPYIDEQTDSFIK
- a CDS encoding FecR family protein, yielding MQELEKRYEIARLIACELIGVLSGREAEDLEVWKNSSEKHAREYMEIRERLLRDIDYPDYLELKQEWEGFEQKLFRKKRVFNWWVTVAAACVVICLGITFLWMREPVAEPVVAGTSGGTKGFRATLILGNGEQVSIGDSSSQTIAVAGGTTIVTTGKMVKYDAGKEDREEKAEWNTIVVPRGGEYELVLADGTRVWLNSESRLTYPVRFTGELREVKMEGEICFDVARKEEQPFVVRTADLAVKVLGTLFNMEAYPEDSRVTTTLVRGKVEVAVGDKTQVLQPDQQLAVEAGRFTLKQVVAEDYIGWTNGLFHFTEASLEEIMTKLARWYDVEFFFAKPDLKEAHFSLDIQRYENIATILSKLEKTGRARFRVSGKTVVIEQ
- a CDS encoding SusC/RagA family TonB-linked outer membrane protein — translated: MKKNLRNGSFVLTKLPRMLIMMKTVLILLVCSLNLQAAVYSQQKKFDISMKKASLADVFQYLRQVSEYKFVYDSDAVKQFQPVSVDLKGVGLEEVLEDCLKGSPFVFLIEDDLVIIREQKSVPQKQTQEVKIVGKVTDEKGSLLPGVTVQIQGTSLGTVTDTDGKYVLSVPEMKELTLVYSFIGMEKKAVRWKGEKELNITLVTEVAEMDEVVVTGIFTRKKESFTGSSATFTNKELKMIGNSNVLESLKTLDPSFAIIENNDFGSDPNHLPNIEIRGKTSVIGLTEEYNTDPNQPLFILDGFESTLATISDLSMDRVQSITVLKDAAATAIYGSKAANGVVVVETKAPEAGQLRLNYTGNLNFTFADLSDYNLMNAEEKLQFELLSGLYQSWGPDGYLGSVEQERKYNMRLQEVRRGVDTYWMNEPLRFATTHKHNLFLEGGDGVMRYGVGVSYGKTQGVMKGSDRDVLNGNVRLIYRKGRVAFTNSLNVDYTRAERESVSFKRFAQTNPYYRKTDENGEPVKVLESFSYFDINTFRIINENVYGPFYDLSNTNFDRTHTLGITNNFEADWRVIDELRIRARIGVNKSNEQAEKFSSPFNSEFVGKEDNEKGAYTESEKHVFGYDGDLSVTYGKLLAERHMVNAVAGMRFTQSTSNLNGYTMRGFIDDEFSNPSFAQEYNPDKKVYQDVKKRTASYYVNLGYAYDNRYLLDANWRADGASIFGVNKLFTNTWSVGLGWNIHNEHFLEGAGWLDMLKLRASIGNPGNQNFDAYIAMKIYTYNNHHTNPWGVSAIINNFGNPDLEWQKTLDRNIGLDLVVFNNRLRVNFDYFSKKTDPLLVYTGVPSSTGGTSVPANVGGQVTKGYTVVLNYALLKKEHLLWQVNATLRHLTSEYRNVSSCLSRFNDENKTKNMLRYYDGGSPSDLWAVRSAGIDAATGREIFLHKDGTQSFAYNVEDEVVVGNSDPKLEGVVGMSFYYKGFSASANFRYRLGGQIFMETLYNKVENISFSDVHYNQDKRALYDRWKEPGDNAKFRAISTTADTPMSSRFVADNNVFSGESISVGYESQGKWLKSVGASSLTVRAYMNDIFRISTVKNERGIDYPFARSVSMSLGLRF